The stretch of DNA CGGATGTTATAAATACTGCTGAAGAGATAATTGAGCTAAAGGAAGATGTCTCTTATTTATATACTTCAATAAAAAATCTTAAACCAGCATATAGAGAGGTTATAATTTTAAGAAAAATAAAAGGATTTTCAACAAAGGAAACCTCAGAAATACTAGGTTGGACCGAAAGTAAAGTTAAATCTACTTTATTTAGATCTATAAAAAAACTAGAGCAAGAATTAAATAAGGGAGGGTATGTTTATGAACAAAAATTTTCATGAGGAAAATAATATCCTTAACACTCAACTTAATAAGATAAAAAATAATATTACTTGGAAAGAGAGTAGGAAAAATTTCACTAAAAGAAAGACAATAATATTGATAGAGAACCAAATCAAGAAATCTAATAGAAAAAAAGCTGCATCTCCCTACCTTGGAGCCACTCTTGGATTTCTAGTTATTTTTATATTAATATCTTCCAGTACATTTCTTTTTGATAAAAATCAATTTGGTAAAGAGAATGAAAGTACAAGTGAAACAACGTCATTAGGAGATACTGAGGGTAGTAAAAGTGAAGAATATAGTAATCAACTTAAAACAAAGAATTTATTAGTTAAAACCTTTTATGATAAAATTAATATCCCTCTTAATTTGTCAGAAACTCTAGAGTTTATTAAGGATGATGAACCATACATAAATGTTTCCAATCATTATAATGGATTTGATGTAAGCGTAGAATTTAGAACAGATAATGGTCCCTTTGTAATTTCCCAAAGTACCATAGATCCAGAGTATCCTCCTATTAACGAGGAGGACATTTTAAAAGAAATGAGTGATGTAAATGGGGCGCATAACCTTAAAACCTATCGATATGAAGATAGAACTATTATTGAAGTAATTAATAATACTAGCGACAATTCAATGATCAAAATTATAGCTGGATATAATCTATATACTATTATTGGGAACTTTACCTCCGAGGAATTGGTGGGAATTTCTGATCTATTAAACTTAAAATAATATACAAGTGAAAGAAATAATCTGTTGTTAAATAGTGTGTTTATGACATTGATCTTTATGAAAAGATGTAGTTTAATTGATATAATGTTTTATATTTTCACATATGAGCCCGATTATCGTAGATAGAAGTCCTACGGGTGGAATTCACACACGATACATGTGTCTTCCTCTCATTGGGCTTTATTTGTTAGATGCTCGCTAGCCTTTGGAAGAAACGGATTCCTTCCTCGGTGGAAATCAAGGTTCTAGAAGTAGACTAACAAGTACCGAAGATGTAATTATTTGCCACTTATCGTCTCTTAGGAATTCTCACTTTGGACAATGTTTTTAGTAAGCATAGAAAAATAAAAAAAGTCCCAAAAGTCAATTGCTACTTCTGGGACTCTTTTTTTATTTTGGTGCAGACTGGATAGATGGTTCTACGTCTACTGTTGCCTTTACCATGAATTCATATTGTAGGAGGCGAGCTTCTAAAAGCTTAACAGGATCTTCGTATTTTTCTGGATTGGCTTTCAGCTCATTCCATTCTTCCTTAATAAACGTAATTTCCGTTTCTGTCTCACGGACATTCTCTTTTAATATTTCAACTGATTCTTCGAAAAAGCTTGCCGTGTCTGCTTTTAATGCCTTTTCAAACAAATCAAATTCTAAAAAGATACTCGAAACGATTTGCTCGGTAACTTCTTCATATTTCTCTTGTTCTACATACTTTTTGTACTGTTTATATAGAAAACTTTGATTTTGAGGTAATACTTTTAAAAACTTCCCAGCACTCTTTAATAATAACTGTGCAGGATTTGTGCGGTAAAAAATATTATACTCCTCGATTTCTGTTCGATTTAATAATCGTTTTATATCTCTGCGCCAATCTTCTACTATATGAAAATTAGATGGGAAGGAAAGCTTCTCCTCTTCATAAAAGCCGTTAAGACTTTCCGCCATTTCTTGTAAATATTGCTGGCTATCCTTTAAATCTGATTCTGTTTCATCTAACCACGTTAAAATGGACTCGCGTAACTCAAAAATAAACTGTTCATTAAAATACGCTTGAATATGCTCATTCATATGTTTATTTAATTGTACATGTAGTGTACCAAAGTCGCTATCCTCTTTAATGAGGTCTGCTGTTGATTGTAAAAGGGAAGGTACTTTTCTCCTTAAATCTGCCTTTAATTGCTGCTTTACCGTTTGGTACGTATTAGCAAAATGAACTACTTTATCAGATTTCCAATCCTCTACATTTTGCTGTAATGCTTTTAACTTATCACACATCATTTCATGGAATTCTAGTGATGATTGTAATCCATCTTCTAAAGTAACTCGATAGTTTAGACCGTCCGTGAACATCTCTCTAATGAGACGGAGTAGGTTTGTAGCTCTTCTTCCTTCAAACTGCTTTTCCTTTGCAAAGAAGTTTTTGAATAAAAATTGGTGTAGCTCCTCCGAACGATCTTCCCCATTAGTTGAATAATAAAACAAGTTAGAGTCTGGGAAAAAGTCTTGAATACTATTTTCCAGTTCGTCTGCCTGCCTCTTTATTAAATCTTTGTCAGCTAAAGGGCTGCGGAGAATAAAATGAACAGGTACATCTGGTACTTGTTCCCTAAGCTGAATAATGCCCGCTAATTCAATATCAGAAAATGGCGTATCTGGATTTAAAATGTAAATAACACCATCCGATAACGATACAACGGTTGAGTCTTCCATGTTTGAAGCTAATAACGCATAGTTGTATGACTGTAAAAAGGAAGATGGCCACTTCATTTCAATAAGAGACTGTTCAGAAGCTTCCTCAATAGATTGAATCGGCTTTTGTTTACTCCTACTAATCTCATTCCACTCCATCGCCTCTTCTTCACTGTAAATGTACAGTGGATGAGTAGTAGATGGAATAATATCGTCCCTTACGATTGATTGGATAAACGATTTTTTGATTGCATCTGTAGAACTCATAACAAATAAATGTTTATTTTCTAGCTGCTGAAGCTTCGTAAATAGCCAACTCTTTCGTAGATCTACTTTTAACCTATTTTCAATCACCCATTCATTTAAAACGTGGAAAACATCTAGCGCTTCATCTACAGGTATATGCTCGTGCTCCACATGGAAAATGCGCTCTTCGGCAAGGTACATCGCATTTTGATTAATTGTATATGGAAACACTTCATTCCACGAAAGAATTGCTGTGGCTGGAAATAGCCCTTTTGTTTCATCTGTAATCTTCAACCAGTTTTCTAGTAAATGTGGGATAATTCTTTGCAAATCACTTACTGGGTATATGCCATTTACTAATTGTAAATATGATTGTTTAAATAAACGATCTACATCGTTCCATTCTTTTATTCCTTTTACATCTAACTTATCCATTACAACGTTGATTGTATGCAACCAGTCTAAGAAGGACGGTTCTTCCATGTAACATTTCCATAAGGAGTATACTAATTCTACAAATGCCCGCTCATTCCATTGTAATGTTGTATTTAAAATACTTTGAAAATATGCAGGCTCGATTTGTTTTACATAACCATTCTCGATG from Sutcliffiella cohnii encodes:
- a CDS encoding tetratricopeptide repeat protein; amino-acid sequence: MDERKEFEQSLLEKTYYQSYLNNTERSPVEQLGAIYVAEQQKEGSDLSPVRYAQGEIYYHYKDYEAAIFKWEHVTNDLKPWALKNMADAYFDIGLLVEAEDIYTRIEPNSKTLNVEVALQLFSLHMERGNVEAAYRSIRKAIAIDPDYSDVTAIAIEFYENQNDWKQAVDLCIEELVRTRNISWLSTLLGYIENGYVKQIEPAYFQSILNTTLQWNERAFVELVYSLWKCYMEEPSFLDWLHTINVVMDKLDVKGIKEWNDVDRLFKQSYLQLVNGIYPVSDLQRIIPHLLENWLKITDETKGLFPATAILSWNEVFPYTINQNAMYLAEERIFHVEHEHIPVDEALDVFHVLNEWVIENRLKVDLRKSWLFTKLQQLENKHLFVMSSTDAIKKSFIQSIVRDDIIPSTTHPLYIYSEEEAMEWNEISRSKQKPIQSIEEASEQSLIEMKWPSSFLQSYNYALLASNMEDSTVVSLSDGVIYILNPDTPFSDIELAGIIQLREQVPDVPVHFILRSPLADKDLIKRQADELENSIQDFFPDSNLFYYSTNGEDRSEELHQFLFKNFFAKEKQFEGRRATNLLRLIREMFTDGLNYRVTLEDGLQSSLEFHEMMCDKLKALQQNVEDWKSDKVVHFANTYQTVKQQLKADLRRKVPSLLQSTADLIKEDSDFGTLHVQLNKHMNEHIQAYFNEQFIFELRESILTWLDETESDLKDSQQYLQEMAESLNGFYEEEKLSFPSNFHIVEDWRRDIKRLLNRTEIEEYNIFYRTNPAQLLLKSAGKFLKVLPQNQSFLYKQYKKYVEQEKYEEVTEQIVSSIFLEFDLFEKALKADTASFFEESVEILKENVRETETEITFIKEEWNELKANPEKYEDPVKLLEARLLQYEFMVKATVDVEPSIQSAPK